Proteins encoded in a region of the Saccharothrix ecbatanensis genome:
- a CDS encoding carboxymuconolactone decarboxylase family protein: MRMKFAKVAPEAYRLMTGLAAYAAENVDRTLVELVQLRASVLNGCAFCVDLHTTDAMKAGENPQRLFAVSVWRESKFFSGTERVALELTDAVTRLGEHGVPDELWERASATFTEKELADLLALIISINGLNRLGVTLDSATERHLHA; encoded by the coding sequence ATGAGGATGAAATTCGCCAAGGTCGCGCCCGAGGCCTACCGCTTGATGACCGGACTGGCCGCCTACGCCGCCGAGAACGTCGACCGCACGCTGGTGGAGCTGGTCCAGCTGCGGGCGTCGGTGCTCAACGGCTGCGCTTTCTGCGTGGACCTGCACACGACGGACGCGATGAAGGCCGGTGAGAACCCGCAGCGGCTGTTCGCCGTGTCGGTGTGGCGGGAGTCGAAGTTCTTCAGCGGTACCGAGCGGGTCGCGCTGGAGTTGACCGACGCGGTGACCCGGCTCGGCGAGCACGGCGTTCCCGACGAGTTGTGGGAGCGCGCGAGCGCGACGTTCACGGAGAAGGAACTGGCCGACCTGCTCGCGTTGATCATCAGCATCAACGGCCTGAACCGGCTCGGCGTCACCCTCGACTCGGCGACCGAACGCCACCTGCACGCCTAG
- a CDS encoding DUF3153 domain-containing protein, with product MSRASALLLPMFLLALFSLTGCVRLHAAMALSSDDRVSGEITAATPPTQDNDPGPQLKVPNELASRVSTKPYKVDDYVGTQLSFSALTFEEVRALSAATSASSSRYQLSFRRSGDLVTLSGSVDLTQVPPERSDIQVKISFPGEIVDTNGREEDDATIAWSPKPGQASMLTATVRYAGENSVSYFGWTMLVAGLTGGAVLIVLVLALVAHRRSQVV from the coding sequence GTGTCCAGGGCCTCCGCGCTCCTCCTGCCGATGTTCCTCCTCGCGCTCTTCTCGCTGACGGGGTGCGTCCGGCTGCACGCCGCCATGGCGTTGTCCTCGGACGACCGGGTGTCCGGCGAGATCACCGCCGCCACACCGCCCACCCAGGACAACGACCCCGGGCCGCAGTTGAAGGTGCCGAACGAGCTGGCCAGCCGGGTGAGCACCAAGCCGTACAAGGTGGACGACTACGTCGGCACGCAGCTGTCGTTCAGCGCGTTGACGTTCGAGGAGGTCAGGGCGCTGTCGGCGGCGACAAGCGCGTCGTCCAGCCGGTACCAGCTGTCCTTCCGCCGGTCGGGCGACCTGGTGACGTTGTCCGGGTCGGTGGACCTGACGCAGGTGCCGCCCGAGCGCTCGGACATCCAGGTGAAGATCAGCTTCCCGGGTGAGATCGTGGACACGAACGGGCGAGAGGAGGACGACGCGACCATCGCGTGGTCCCCGAAGCCCGGCCAGGCCTCGATGCTGACCGCGACGGTCCGGTACGCCGGGGAGAACTCGGTGTCGTACTTCGGCTGGACCATGCTGGTCGCCGGCCTGACCGGTGGCGCGGTGCTGATCGTCCTGGTCCTGGCCCTGGTGGCGCACCGCCGCAGCCAGGTCGTGTAG
- a CDS encoding DUF885 domain-containing protein codes for MSTSSSAGVHGISNQFVADYVAADPLIATFIGVPGHDDRLTDYSPEGHAARKELAQRALAAVNAAEPADKSEADAKAVFTERIGLEVELYEAGLMEGRLNVIASPVQSMREVFDQMPTETADDWAVIAKRLIAVPDAVANLRAGLAYAADKNRSAALRQVTRVAEQCDTWAGRGGQSSFFATLIADAPADGALRTELEAGAKAAAEAYGDLAAFLRDDLAPKAPKKDAVGEDVYRLQSRYFTGSRFDLAEAYAWGWEEFTRIETEMKQVADRIKPGATLAEAAAALDANPRYLVHGKDGLQSWMQELSDKALLDVRGVHFELPDELMKLECRIAPPGGGVGAYYSGPTPDFTRPGRMWWSVPDDKEEFSTWREVSTVYHEGVPGHHLQIATAVYQAEKLNEFQRLLCWVSGHGEGWALYAERLMRELGYLEDDGDLLGMLDAHLFRAARVIIDIGMHLELEIPRGTGFHEGERWTPDLGLEFMLTRTITDAAHVKDEIDRYLGWPGQAPSYKLGERLWLAAREDARTRHGSEFDLKRFHKEALEMGAMGLDTLRERLAEL; via the coding sequence ATGTCGACCTCCTCCTCCGCCGGCGTGCACGGCATCAGCAACCAGTTCGTAGCCGACTACGTGGCGGCGGACCCGCTGATCGCGACGTTCATCGGCGTGCCCGGTCACGACGACCGGCTGACCGACTACTCGCCGGAGGGTCACGCCGCCCGCAAGGAGCTGGCACAGCGCGCGCTCGCCGCCGTCAACGCGGCCGAACCCGCGGACAAGTCCGAAGCCGACGCCAAAGCCGTGTTCACGGAGCGGATCGGCCTGGAGGTCGAGCTGTACGAAGCCGGCCTGATGGAGGGCAGGCTCAACGTCATCGCCAGCCCCGTGCAGTCGATGCGCGAGGTGTTCGACCAGATGCCCACCGAGACGGCCGACGACTGGGCCGTGATCGCCAAGCGGCTCATCGCCGTGCCGGACGCGGTGGCGAACCTGCGAGCGGGCCTCGCGTACGCCGCGGACAAGAACCGGTCGGCGGCGTTGCGGCAGGTCACGCGGGTCGCCGAGCAGTGCGACACGTGGGCGGGCCGTGGCGGCCAGTCGTCGTTCTTCGCCACCCTGATCGCCGACGCACCCGCGGACGGCGCGCTGCGCACCGAGCTGGAGGCGGGCGCGAAGGCCGCCGCCGAGGCGTACGGCGACCTGGCCGCGTTCCTGCGCGACGACCTCGCGCCGAAGGCGCCGAAGAAGGACGCGGTCGGCGAGGACGTCTACCGGCTCCAGTCCCGCTACTTCACCGGCTCCCGCTTCGACCTGGCCGAGGCCTACGCGTGGGGCTGGGAGGAGTTCACCCGCATCGAGACCGAGATGAAGCAGGTGGCGGACCGGATCAAGCCGGGCGCCACGCTCGCCGAGGCCGCCGCCGCGCTGGACGCGAACCCGCGTTACCTGGTGCACGGCAAGGACGGCCTCCAGTCGTGGATGCAGGAGCTGTCCGACAAGGCGCTGCTGGACGTGCGCGGCGTGCACTTCGAGCTGCCGGACGAGCTGATGAAGCTGGAGTGCCGCATCGCGCCGCCCGGTGGTGGCGTCGGCGCGTACTACAGCGGTCCCACGCCGGACTTCACCCGACCGGGCCGCATGTGGTGGTCCGTGCCGGACGACAAGGAGGAGTTCTCCACCTGGCGCGAGGTGTCGACCGTCTACCACGAGGGCGTGCCCGGCCACCACCTCCAGATCGCCACGGCGGTCTACCAGGCGGAGAAGCTGAACGAGTTCCAGCGGCTGCTGTGCTGGGTGTCCGGCCACGGCGAGGGCTGGGCCCTGTACGCCGAGCGGCTGATGCGCGAGCTCGGCTACCTGGAGGACGACGGCGACCTGCTGGGCATGCTCGACGCGCACCTGTTCCGCGCCGCCCGCGTCATCATCGACATCGGCATGCACCTGGAGCTGGAGATCCCCCGCGGCACCGGGTTCCACGAGGGCGAGCGGTGGACGCCGGACCTGGGCCTGGAGTTCATGCTCACCCGGACCATCACCGACGCGGCGCACGTGAAGGACGAGATCGACCGCTACCTGGGCTGGCCCGGCCAGGCGCCGTCGTACAAGCTCGGCGAACGGCTGTGGCTGGCGGCCCGCGAAGACGCCCGTACCCGGCATGGTTCCGAGTTCGACCTCAAGCGTTTTCACAAGGAAGCCTTGGAGATGGGGGCCATGGGGCTGGACACTCTTCGTGAGCGGCTCGCGGAGCTCTGA
- a CDS encoding DUF4148 domain-containing protein — protein MARRAMRSALGVVLAGALLIAGAPASGQAQPVEDQTEWRVRQEIVDHALREVGQREGNGNYYPEKYSQTGQGVLRPAEWCGVFVNWAWTTGGVPDKPSMRPAPGGSVLDQGHWATYWQKWGKANGRWKDIGERDVEPGDAVVYGNYPDMHAHVGLVVEVKYDRSGHQATHVRTVEGNFGDRVVYSKMRPIEGLNAGRYLQATGFVSPF, from the coding sequence ATGGCCAGACGTGCGATGCGGTCCGCGCTGGGCGTGGTGCTGGCGGGCGCGCTGCTGATCGCCGGCGCCCCGGCGTCCGGGCAGGCCCAGCCGGTCGAGGACCAGACCGAGTGGCGCGTCCGGCAGGAGATCGTGGACCACGCGCTGCGCGAGGTCGGCCAGCGTGAGGGGAACGGCAACTACTACCCCGAGAAGTACTCGCAGACCGGTCAGGGCGTGCTGCGCCCGGCCGAGTGGTGCGGCGTGTTCGTCAACTGGGCGTGGACGACGGGCGGCGTGCCGGACAAGCCGTCGATGCGCCCCGCGCCGGGTGGGTCCGTGCTCGACCAGGGGCACTGGGCGACGTACTGGCAGAAGTGGGGCAAGGCGAACGGCCGGTGGAAGGACATCGGCGAGCGCGACGTGGAGCCTGGTGACGCCGTGGTGTACGGCAACTACCCGGACATGCACGCGCACGTCGGCCTGGTGGTCGAGGTCAAGTACGACCGGAGCGGGCATCAGGCGACGCACGTCCGCACCGTCGAGGGAAACTTCGGCGACCGGGTCGTCTACTCGAAGATGCGCCCGATCGAAGGGCTGAACGCGGGCAGGTACCTCCAGGCGACGGGCTTCGTCTCGCCGTTCTAG
- a CDS encoding SMI1/KNR4 family protein: MITTDWGGVRERVEALARRDKADVLFGYGGRGHGHRLRLDAPLSEEQLDEAEARLRVTLPADYRSFLLQVGAGGAGPFYGIGSLVRQDDGWSWNGPGLESDLGRLHLPFAGEDVITEALAEHDGREPVLRDFPGIEEFSRAFKAWDGEGEVLFRRMATGAVRLSHFGCGAYYWLVVSGSERGHLWVENRPVDLGFTPLTRPEPRVTFTRWYLDWLAAAEDQVDRASR; this comes from the coding sequence GTGATCACCACGGACTGGGGCGGGGTGCGTGAACGCGTCGAGGCGCTCGCGCGACGGGACAAGGCCGACGTGCTCTTCGGCTACGGCGGCCGGGGGCACGGCCACCGGTTGCGGCTCGACGCACCGCTCTCGGAAGAGCAGCTGGATGAGGCCGAGGCGCGATTGCGGGTGACCCTGCCGGCGGACTACCGCTCGTTCCTGCTCCAGGTCGGGGCGGGCGGCGCGGGTCCGTTCTACGGGATCGGCTCGTTGGTGCGGCAGGACGACGGCTGGAGCTGGAACGGCCCGGGGCTGGAGTCCGATCTCGGCCGGCTCCACCTGCCGTTCGCGGGCGAAGACGTCATCACGGAGGCCCTGGCCGAGCACGACGGTAGGGAGCCGGTCTTGCGGGACTTCCCCGGCATCGAGGAGTTCAGCCGGGCGTTCAAGGCCTGGGACGGCGAGGGCGAAGTCCTGTTCCGCCGGATGGCCACCGGCGCGGTGCGGCTGAGCCACTTCGGCTGCGGCGCCTACTACTGGCTCGTCGTCAGCGGGTCCGAACGCGGTCACCTGTGGGTCGAGAACCGTCCGGTCGACCTCGGCTTCACCCCGCTCACCCGTCCCGAGCCGCGGGTCACCTTCACCCGGTGGTACCTCGACTGGCTGGCCGCGGCCGAAGACCAAGTAGACCGCGCGAGCCGCTGA
- a CDS encoding GNAT family N-acetyltransferase, with protein MTAAPSQRIVTLSSRELNSRLDEALALYVSAMDYPPGTAEQRAPMWLAHMLREGWRCVVALGEQDELVGIGYGYRGSVGQWWHEQVRHGLTMVAGPNAVEEWMRDYFELTELHVLPRAQSRGIGEQLLRNLLAGVPSSRVLLSTPEGPSKAWRLYRRMGFVDVLRHYQFTGDPRPFAVLGRTLPVT; from the coding sequence GTGACCGCCGCGCCGTCGCAGCGGATCGTCACGCTGTCCTCGCGTGAGCTGAACTCCCGGTTGGACGAGGCGCTCGCGCTCTACGTGAGCGCGATGGACTACCCGCCCGGCACGGCCGAGCAGCGCGCGCCCATGTGGTTGGCGCACATGCTGCGCGAGGGCTGGCGGTGCGTGGTGGCGTTGGGAGAGCAGGACGAGCTGGTCGGCATCGGCTACGGCTACCGCGGCTCGGTCGGCCAGTGGTGGCACGAGCAGGTGCGGCACGGGCTGACCATGGTCGCCGGGCCGAACGCGGTAGAGGAGTGGATGCGCGACTACTTCGAGCTGACCGAACTCCACGTCCTGCCGCGCGCGCAGAGCCGGGGCATCGGTGAGCAGCTGCTGCGGAACCTGCTGGCCGGCGTGCCCAGTTCACGGGTGCTGCTGTCCACTCCGGAGGGTCCGAGCAAGGCGTGGCGGCTGTACCGGCGGATGGGTTTCGTGGACGTGCTGCGGCACTACCAGTTCACCGGCGACCCCCGGCCGTTCGCCGTGCTGGGCCGCACCCTGCCGGTCACCTAG
- a CDS encoding YbaK/EbsC family protein gives MSALDHPGIRKVAAALSEAGHHEAANGIRVLADAVRTAAEAADAVGVPVGAIANSLVFAAVRDGVAAPLLVLTSGAHRADTDKLAALAGADSIERATPAFVREHTGQVIGGVSPVGHPAPIRTFVDVALERHDVVWAAAGHPHALYPTTYAGLVDLTGGTPAEVAR, from the coding sequence GTGAGCGCACTCGACCACCCCGGCATCCGCAAGGTGGCCGCCGCACTGTCCGAGGCGGGCCATCACGAGGCGGCGAACGGGATTCGCGTGCTGGCCGACGCCGTTCGCACCGCCGCCGAAGCGGCCGACGCGGTGGGCGTGCCGGTCGGCGCGATCGCGAACAGCCTGGTGTTCGCCGCGGTCCGCGACGGTGTCGCCGCGCCACTGCTCGTGCTCACGTCCGGCGCGCACCGGGCGGACACCGACAAGCTCGCCGCGCTGGCCGGCGCCGACTCGATCGAACGGGCCACCCCCGCGTTCGTGCGTGAGCACACCGGCCAGGTCATCGGCGGCGTCTCCCCGGTGGGCCACCCCGCGCCGATCCGCACGTTCGTCGACGTCGCGCTGGAGCGGCACGACGTGGTGTGGGCCGCCGCCGGGCACCCGCACGCGCTCTACCCCACCACTTACGCGGGTCTGGTCGACCTGACCGGTGGCACACCCGCCGAGGTCGCCCGGTGA
- a CDS encoding SAV_6107 family HEPN domain-containing protein — protein MTQTFPRRIPLPLPPASAVTLLGQARECLAEAERDPLPHTRFATAYLAAMRAAAAVLAARGRPHRGRARPTSVWLLLSSLAPELREWAAFFAECSATRAAVLAGITRQVTPRAADDLVRQAAQFTELVDEIMYEDGL, from the coding sequence ATGACTCAGACCTTCCCCCGCCGCATTCCCCTCCCACTGCCACCGGCGTCGGCCGTGACCCTGCTCGGTCAGGCGCGCGAGTGCCTGGCCGAGGCCGAACGGGACCCGTTGCCGCACACCCGCTTCGCCACGGCCTACCTGGCCGCGATGCGGGCCGCGGCGGCCGTGCTGGCGGCCCGCGGCCGACCCCACCGGGGCCGGGCCAGGCCGACCAGCGTGTGGCTCCTGCTGTCCTCCCTCGCGCCGGAACTGCGCGAGTGGGCCGCGTTCTTCGCCGAGTGCTCGGCGACGCGCGCGGCCGTGTTGGCGGGCATCACCAGGCAGGTCACCCCGCGGGCAGCCGACGACCTGGTGCGCCAAGCGGCGCAGTTCACCGAGTTGGTCGACGAGATCATGTACGAGGACGGACTGTGA